A window of Halogeometricum sp. S1BR25-6 genomic DNA:
CGTCACCTTCGCCGTCGCGGCGTCGAGCGCGGTGTTCGCGGCCATCCACTTCACCTCCTTCACGGGCGAGGGGGCGCTGGTCACGTTGGGCGTCGTCCTCGTCCTCGGTGCCGTGCTCGGCGCAATTTACGAGAAGAGCGAGAGCCTGCTCGTGCCCGTCGTCGCCCACGGACTCTACAACACCGTCCAGTTCGCCGCCAGTTACGCGCTGGCGGTGGGGCTGGTTTCGGGGTAGTCGGAGAAGTCAGAGAAGTCGGAGAGAGAGAGCCGCGCCGCTCGGGGGCGTGAAAAACGGAGAATCGAACCGCGCGGCGGCCGCGGCTACGCGGGGTTCTTTCGCGCGAGGTCGCTGCCGCAGATGGGACAACGCTCCTTCTGTTCGTCGAACTCGCGCCCGCAGCCCTGACACTGGAACCGCCAGTCGCGTTGCTCCTCGATACCGTCCTGCGCGATGGCGTTCACCGCCACGTTGACCCGTTCGGCGACGTTCTGCATCGCGTAGTCGTCGGTGACGAGGGTGGCGTCGAGTTCGAAGGCGGCGGCCAGAAGGCGGATGTCGGTGTCCGAGAGCGTCTCCCGGTCGCCCGTCTCGCCGGCGGCGCGGCGAATCTTCTCGACGGTACCCGACGCGGGGATGTGGATGTGCATCCCCGCCCCTTCCATCGCGTCGAAGCGGAAGGAGGCCTCGCCCTCCAGTTCCTCTGCGACGAGGGGAATCGAGGCCGTCTGGTCGTCGGTGTGATACTCGTGGATGAACGCGGAAGAGTCGAGAACCTGCATCTGCTGGTGTCTGTGTTGCTCCTTAACGCTGGACGACGATGTAGTCTTTTACGGCTTGAACGCTGGAGACGGGAACGCGGAAGCGCCCGTCCTCGTCCCGGTCGAAGGGAATCTTCTCCGAGCGGACCTCCTCGTGCGGCGAGACGAGCAGGTCGTGCAGCGTCCCGGTCTTCAGATTCATCGTGATGTTGTACAGCATCCCGAGTTCCGTCCCGTCGGCCCCCATGACGGCCTTCCCGGAGAGGTTCTCGGCGAGTACGTCGGCCATGACCGGAGATATTCGACCACGGTTACATAAGTGCCACGGGGTTCGTCCGACGACCGTCCGACGCCGCGACCGGCCGGCGGCGCGAGCGCCGGAACGCGATTCGGCCGAAATCGGCGGACTCCCCGTGTCTCGCGTTCACGCGCGTCCGGGCGTGACGATGGACTTAACTTCGGCGCCGCCCGCCTATCCGTACGAACTTCTCGGAGTGACTCTTCATGTCTGACACCGACGCCGACGCTGACGCCCCTCCCGCAACCGAATCGAACGCACTCCGGACACCCATCGTCGCCGTTCTCGGGCACGTCGACCACGGCAAGACGACGCTGCTCGACAAGATACGCGGCTCGGCGGTCTCGGAGGGCGAAGCGGGCGCCATCACCCAGCACATCGGCGCCACGGCGGTCCCGCTCGAAACCGTCTCGCAGATGGCCGGGAGCCTCGTCAAACCGGAGGACTTCGACCTGCCGGGACTCCTGTTCATCGACACGCCGGGGCACCACTCCTTTTCGACGCTCCGGTCGCGCGGCGGCGCCCTCGCCGACATCGCCATCGTCGTCGTCGACGTGAACGACGGCTTCCAACCGCAGACGCTCGAAGCCCTCGACATCCTCAAGCGCACGGGCACGCCGTTCGTCGTCGCCGCGAACAAGATAGACACGACGCCGGGGTGGAACCCCCAGGACGGGTCGCCCATCCAAGGGAGCTACGAGGGCCAATCCGAGAGCGCCCGCGGGCGACTCGACGAGAACCTCTACGAGATAATCGGGAACCTCTCGGACGAGGGGTTCTCCGCCGACCTCTACTGGCGCGTCCAGAACTTCCAGAAGAACGTCGGCGTCGTCCCCCTCTCGGCGATGACTGGCGAGGGCATCCCGGACCTCCTGGCCGTTCTGATGGGCCTCTCCCAACGCTACATGAAAGAGGAGATGGAGATAGACGTCTCCGGTCCCGGCGCGGGGACGGTCCTCGAAGTGAAAGAGGAGCGCGGGTTCGGCGCGACGGTCGACGTGGTGCTGTACGACGGGAGCGTCCGCGAGGACGACGTCATCGTCGTCGGCGGCGTCAACGGCCCCATCGTCACCGAGGTGCGCGCCCTCCTGCAACCCCGTCCGAACGCCGAAATCCGAACCGAAAAGCGGTTCGACAAAGTCGACGAGGTGCGCGCGGCGGCCGGGATAAAGATAGCCGCGCCGGACCTCGACGACGCGATGGCGGGCGCGCCCATCCGCGTCGTCCGCGACCGGAGCGAGGAGGAGGTCATCGACGACGTCACCTCCGAACTGGCCGAGATAGAGGTCGACACGGCCGACGAGGGCGTCGTCGTCAAGGCCGACACGCTCGGTAGTCTGGAGGCGATGGCGAACGCCTTGAAGGAGGCCGAGGTGCCCATCCTCCGCGCCGAGGTGGGCGACGTCGCGCCGCGCGACGTGGCCGTCGCGTCGACGGCCCGCGAGGACGAACACAAGGTCATCCTCGGGTTCAACGTCGACGTCCTGCCGAACGCCGAGGACGAACTCGACGGCGCCGAGGTGCGCCTGTTCAGCGACGACGTGATATATCAGCTCGTCGAAGAGTACGAGGAGTTCGTCGAGGAACGCCAGCGGGCACAGCAGGAGACGGTGCTGGACAAGATCATCCGCCCCTGCCGGTTCCGCATCCTCGAAGACCACGTCTTCCGGCAGTCCGGCCCTGCCGTCGTCGGCGTCGAGGTGCTCTCGGGCACGCTGAAGAACAACACGAACGTCGCCAAGTGGGAGGGGAGCAAGCCCACCCGCGTCGGCCAACTCTCGGGTATCCAAGAGCAGGGCGAGGACGTCTCGGAGGTCCGCGCCGGCAACCGCGTCTCCATCGCCATCGACGGCCCCACCGTCGGTCGGCAGATAGAGGAGGGCGACGAACTGTGGACCGAGTTGCCCGAGAAGCACGCGAAGATACTCGAACAGGAACTCTCCGACGAGATTCCGGCCGACGAACTCGAAGCGCTGACCGGCTATCTGGACAAGCACCGCCAGCGCGACCCCTTCTGGGGGAAGTAGCGGCTCCGACGACCGAGTCGGATTCGGGACGCTCGGCTGAGAGTAACGTTTAGTACGAATCCGCCGGTAGTGATTCGCGGAGGGAGTACGATGCGCGTCAGGAAAACTCCTACTGGCGAGGCGGTCGGACCGGTTCTGCAATCGCGTTACGACTGGCTCTTGGTTACGCTACCGCTCCCGATGCTCCTCGGCGTCGCCGTCGCGGCGGCCGCCGACGTCCCCGCCGCGTTCGGCGTCAGCGCCGGCGGACTCCCCTCGGCGGCGATGCTACTCTACGCGCTGTTCGTGGACCCGCCGCTCTCGGACTGAAAAGCGAGTCCCAGCGAGACGAAAGCGGGTCGGACGGGCGGCGCGGAGCCGAGAGAAACGTCTTATCGGGCAGTTGGCGTCAGGTCGTCGCCGACGGCGCTCATCACCTGGAACGCGGCGGAGGCGGCGAGGCCTCGGGCCACTTCGTCGCGGTCGTCGTCGGTGAGGCCCGACTCCAAGTCCTCCTCGTCCGGGGTGAACCCGGCGCTGATGGGTCGACCGATCGGCGGGTGGACGGCGACGGTGGCCTGCGGCCCGTTCGACCCGTAGGAGAGTTCCGAGCCCACGGCGTAGCCCTCGGGGAGGTACGTCTGCGTGCGCGAGACGATTCCGGCGACGGCCTCGCGGAGGTGCCGTACCTCCGACGTCGAGAGTTCCGATTCCTCGGGACGACCCGCGTCCACCACACCGGGCGCGCCCGCGTAAGGGTTGTTTCCGTTCATGAGGATGAGTCGTGGTGCCTACGTGAACGCCGCAGATAAAGCCGTCGGAGGGACCGAGAACCGCCGTCGTCGGAACTCGGACTAAAGGATGGACTCGCTCCGTCCGTAGGCGGCGAGTGCGACGGCGGTGGTGTAGCCCTCGCCGTCGTTCTCGGCGGTCGCCAACGAGACGCGTTCGTCCTCGAACGTCCACTCGCGGAGGCCGCGACCCGCGTCGAGACCCTCCTCGACGGCGCGGCGGACCGCGTCGGGGTTCTCGCCGGACGCCTCGTAGAACAGGCCCGGACCGGGACCGGTCGTCCACCCGAGACCCGCCGAAACGGTGCCCACGCCGCCGGTGGTCGCCCGCGCCTGGACGACGGTGAGTCGGTTGCCCGCCGGTCCGAGGTCCGGGGCGGCGTCGACCGCTTCGACCGTCGCCTCCGCGGGGATGACCGAGGAGACGGCGACGAGGTTGTAGTTGTGGACGTTGGCCGCCGCGAGGGCGGCGTCGTAGGACGCCATCTTCGTGGGGGCGGTACCCACGCCGCGGACGACGTAGATGGTGCTCATCGTCGGAGAACGTCGCCGCGGAGAATAAGGGGTTACGGAACGCCGGTCGACGCGGGCCGCGCGCGGCGCGGCCGCGAAGTGCCCCTCGGGCGTCTCGCGTCGGCGTCAGTACTGGTAGTCGGTGAGACCGGGAATCGAGGTCGACTCCTCGGAGTCGCGCAGTTTCTCGAGGGCGTCGTCGAAGTCCTCGCGGCGGACCTCGGTGCGTTCGTCGCGGATGGCGTACATGCCCGCTTCCGTCGTCAGCGAGGCGATGTCGGCGCCGGAGTAGCCGTCGAGTTCCTCGGCGAGTTCCTCGAAGTCCACGCCGTCGGCGACGTTCATCTCCTTGGTGTGAATCTCCAGAATCTTCACGCGACCCTCGGGGCCGGGGTTCGGCACCTCGATGAGGCGGTCGAAGCGGCCCGGCCGGAGGATGGCCTCGTCCAGCATGTCGAAGCGGTTCGTCGCCGCGATGATGCGAATCTCGCCGCGGTCGTCGAAGCCGTCCATCTCGGACAGCAGTTGCATCATCGTGCGCTGGACCTCGGCGTCGCCGGACGTCTTCGAGTCCGTGCGCTTCGAGGCGACGGCGTCTATCTCGTCGATGAAGATGACGGCGGGTTCGCGGTCGGCCGCGAGTTCGAAGAGGTCGCGGACGAGGCGCGAGCCCTCGCCGATGAACTTCCGGACGAGTTCGGAGCCGGCCATCTTGATGAACGTCGCGTCCGTCTCGTTCGCGACGGCCTTCGCCAGCATCGTCTTCCCGGTACCTGGCGGGCCGTGCAGGAGGACGCCGGACGGCGGTTCGACGCCGACCTTCTCGAACATCTCGGGGTTCGTGAGGGGGTCCTCGACGGCCTCGCGGACCTCGCGGACCTGCTCGTCGATGCCGCCGATGTCGTCGTACGTCACGTCGGGGGAGGCGTCCACCTCCATCGCCTGCGCGCGCGAGTCCGTCTCGTCGTCGAGGACGGACTGGATGGCGAACGAGTCGTTGATGGCCACCCGGTCGCCCGCCTCAACCTGCGATTCGAGGTGCGGGGAGGTGTCGGTGAGAACCTCCTGGTTGTTGCCGTGTTGCTTGATGACGACGCCGTCGTCGGTGACCTCCTCGACCGTCGCGATGTACAGCGAGGAGGTCTTCAGCGTCTCGTTGCGACGCTTCAGTTGGTCGACCTCGTCTTGTAGGTCGTCCCGACGGTCTGTCGCCTCCGAGAGGCGGTCGTCGAGTTCTCGGTTGACCTCGGTGAGACGCTCGAAATGCTGCCGGAGCGCAGACAGCCGTTCGGCGTCCGACATCTCGGGGTCGAGGTCGAGCCGAGGACGTTCGGGAAGCGAGGGGCTTCTAGACATCTGCTATCGAGGCTTGGAGGTGCGCATAAATGTGCCTTTGGGTACCCCGGAGGTTTTGTGACCGCCCGTCTCCGGGAGCGAACGGCCGAAACCCACAAGTGGTGTCTCAGTCTCCGGCGGGGGAGTCGGTCCGCCGGAACCGAAGTTCGAAGGCGCTGCCCGTCGGGTCGCGCGGCCGATAGCGCACTGACCCGCCGTAGAACGCCAGCAGTCGGTCGACGAAAAAGAGGCTGAGTCCCTGTCCGTGCCTGAGTTGGGACTCTTCGGTGCGGCCGAACAGATACTCCGAGCGGTCGGCGTCGATACCCAGTCCGTCGTCCTCGACGGTCAGCGTCACCGCCGCGTCCGTCGCCGTCGCCGACAGCCACACCGTCGCTTCCTCGGCGTCGTTGTACTCGACGGCGTTCTCGACGACGGCGCCGACAGCGCGGGGAAGCGCCTCGTCCGCGAGCACCCAGAGAGGGGAGTCGGGGAGGTCGAGGTGGAAGGTGGCCTCGTCGGCGCGCACCGCGTGCGTCGCCTGCCCCCCGCCCCCGACGTCGTCGACGACCGCCTCCACCGTCGCAGTGAGGTCGACCGGAACGAGCGCCGACGAGGAGCGTTCGAGGAGTTCGTGCAGGTCGCGGGCCGTCTCGGCGCGTTCGAGCAGTCGGTCGACGCGGCGTATCGCCTGGTCGACGAGTTCGCGCTCCTCGGCCGGGACGGCGTCCCGCACCGTCGAGAGCACGCCGCCGACGACGTTCGCGTCGTTCCGGACGTTGTGTCTGAGCACCCGGTTCAGCACGCTGACCGTCTGCTCGCTCCGGCGCCGCGCCGAGAGGTCGATGAAGATGCCCGTGTAGCCGACCAGTTCGCCGTCGTCGACGAGCGGAAACGTCGTCCCGCGGCCGTAGGCGCGTTCGCCGGACTTCGTGACCGCCTCCAGCTCCCCCTCCCACGGTTCGCCGACAGCGAGGCGGGCGGTCATCGCCTCGTACGTCTGGGGGTCGTTCACGAGAAACAGCGGGAGGGTCCCGAGCATCTCCTCGCGGGAGTAGCCGGTGAACTCCAAGCAGGCCTGATTCACGTCGACGATGGCGAACGACTCGTCGGTCACCACCGTCGGGTTCGGCGTCTCGTGGAGTATCAGCGGGTAGACTTCGGGCGGGAGCGAATTCATATCACGGTTCGTACCTATCGGGGAACGAACGTACCGAGGAGGCAGACCCGAATCTATCTTTCGGTGGAACCGACGCGTTCGCCCTGGTAGCTTCCGTCGTACACGCCGTCGTGATTCGCCCGCGCGAGGACCAGTTGAGCGACGCGCGCGCCGGGTTCGAGTTCGACGTCGTAGTGGACCTGCAACAGACCCTCCCCCCGCCCCTCGTATCCGGCGTCCCAGACGGCCGTGTTGAGCATGCAGGAGTTGCGCATGAGCGACGACCGGGGGTAGAGAAACCCGACGTGCCCCTCGGGGATGGCTATCGTCTCGGCGTACTGGAGGACGTACCCGCCCGGCGGGAGGACGTAGACGCCGTCGTCGAGGGAGACGGACTCGCGGTCCCCGATTCGCTTCCCGTCGACGCCCAGTCGCCCCGGCGAGACCTGTTCGAGCACCGACTCCAGCGTCAGGTCGACGCCGTTCGGTTGGACCTGCGAGTCGGCCGTCGGTTCGACGTGGTCGGCGACGAACGCGCCTGAACGGAACATACCGGGGAGCGTTCGAGGAGACGCAAAGCGCTGTCGTTCCGCGCCGGGCGGGGACGTGGTGCGACCGGTCCGTAGCCGTCGAATCGCGAGCGGAGATTCCGGGTGTTCTCCCCCCGCGGAACGGTGACAACGTACGGACAGTTTGGCCGCGGTAGCGCCGACGATGCTGATTTCGGGGGCGAGAAACGTTCGCGCCAGCGAGTCAGTATCGCCCGTCAACGCGTACGTTCATCATTATCTAAGGCGGATTGAATATGCGTATAAGGGACATACCTCCGACCTCAAACACGCGGGATTTATAATCGTAGACGGTCGAAATTAGGACGATATGGGACAGACGCTTACGGAGAAAATTCTCGACGATCACCTCGTCGAAGGGGAACTCGAACCCGGAGAGGAGATCGGAATCGAGATCGATCAGGTCCTGACACAGGACACGACTGGGACGATGGTCTGGCTTCAGTTCGAGGCGCTCGAACTCGACGAAATCCAGACGGAACTGGCGGCGCAGTACTGCGACCACCAGACCTACCAGTTCGACTTCAAGAACACCGACGACCACCGCTTCCTCCGTTCGGCGGCGGGCACGTACGGCGCGCACTTCTCGCGCCCCGGCAACGGTATCTGCCACAACGTCCACAAGGAGAACTTCGCCGCGCCCGGCAAGACGCTCCTCGGGTCGGACTCGCACACGCCGACGCCCGGCGGTCTCGGCGAACTCGCCATCGGCGCCGGCGGTCTCGACATCTCCGTCGCCATGGGCGGCGGCGCCTACTACGTCGAGATGCCGGAGGTCGTCAACATCCGCCTCGAAGGTGAACTCCCCGAGTGGGCCACCGCGAAGGACGTTATCCTCCACCTGCTCCGCGAGCTCTCCGTGAAGGGCGGCGTCGGCAAGGTGTTCGAGTACACCGGTCCCGGCGCGGACTCGCTGACCGTCCCCGAGCGGACGACCATCACCAACATGGGTACGGAACTCGGCGCGACGTCCTCCATCTTCGGCACGGACGAGAAGACGAAGGACTACCTCGCCCGGCAGGACCGCGAGGACGAGTACGTCGAGCTCTCGCCCGACGAGGACGCCGAGTACGCCGACCAGATCACGGTCGACCTCTCGGACCTCGAACCCCTCATCGCCAAGCCGTCGATGCCCGACAACGTCGTGCCCGTCAGCGAAGTCGCGGGCGAGTCGGTCGACCAGGTCATCGTCGGTTCCTGTACGAACGGCGGCTACGAGGACATCCTCCCGGCCGCGAAGATGCTCGAGGACCGCGAGGTCAACAAGAAGACCGAGATGATCGTCGCGCCCGGTTCGAAGCAGGCCTCCGAGATTCTCGCGCGACAGGGTTGGACCGCCGAGATGATGGCCGCCGGGGTCAACTTCTCCGAGGCGACGTGCGGTGCCTGCATCGGCATCGGTCACGTTCCGGCCTCCGACTCCGTCTCGCTGCGGACGTTCAACCGGAACTTCGAGGGTCGCTCCGGCATCGAGGACGACTCCGTCTACCTCTGCTCGCCGGAAGTCGCCGCCGCCGCGGCGCTGAAGGGCGAAATCGTCGACCCGCGCGACCTCGCCGACGAACTCGGTGACATGGAAGCGCCCGGCATCGAACTGCCCGACAAGTACGACGGCTCGAAGGCCGACCTCATCTCGCCCGACGAGGCCGTCGACGACGAACTCATCAAGGGTCCGAACATCGGTAACGCGCCCATCGGCGAGCCGCTTGAGGCCGACATCCGCGGTGAGGCCCTCCTGAAGATGGAGGACAACATCACCACGGACCACATCATCCCGGCCACCTCGGACATCCTCAAGTTCCGCTCGAACATCGAGAAGCTCTCGGAGTTCACGCTCTCGCGCGTCGACGACACGTTCGCGCAGCGAGCGATGGACTCGGACGGCGGCGTCCTCGTCGCCGGCGAGAACTACGGTCAGGGCTCCTCGCGCGAGCACGCCGCCATGTGCCCGCAGTTCCTCGGCATCGAGGCCGTGCTGGCGCAGTCGTTCGCCCGCATCCACAAGGCGAACCTGTTCAACTTCGGCATCCTGCCGCTCGCCATCGACGAAGAGACCTACGAGAAGATAGAGCAGGGCGACGACATCGAAGTCGTCACCGACGTCGCAGAGGCCGTCAACGCCGGCGAGGACGAGTTCACCGTCCGCGTGAACGACGACTGGGAGGCCACCGCGACGCTCAACGCCTCCGAACGCGAGCGCCGTATCCTCGCGGCCGGCGGTAAGCTCCGCCTCACGAAGGAGCAGTACGCCGAAGAGGACGGTAGCGGCGCGACGCCCGCCGACGACTGAGGACTGATCGGTCCGGTACGCCGACACGCCGTTCTTTTTTGACCCCCGCGACCGAGAGCGGCGACGCCGGCCGTCGCGGGAGTTCCCCGGCCGCGACGCATCGCGAACGCGTTCGGTGCGACCGACCAGCGCATTTTTGCGCGAGCCCGTTCTATCCACAGGGAGTGAGCGAGGGAACCCCCGAACCGAACGGCGGGACGGCCGACGGCGCGACGGACGCCGACGCGACGGCGAACGGCCCGCTGGCGGACGTGACGGTCCGCGGGGCGGAGCGCGCGGACCTGCTGGACGTGCTTCGCATCGAGAAGCGCTGTTTCACGGAGCCGTGGCCGTACACGGCGTTCGAGTCGTTCCTCGAGGAACCTGGCTTTCTCGTCGCCGAACGGGAAGGGAGCGTCGTCGGCTACGTCGTCGCCGACGTGATGCCGAACCACGGCCGCGACATCGGCCACGTCAAGGACATCGCCGTCGCCCCCGAGGCGCGCGGCCTCGGCCTCGGGCGGTGCCTCCTCCGGCGCGGACTCCTCTCGCTGTCGTTCTCGGGGGCCGCCGTCGTCAAACTCGAAGTTCGCGTCGGGAACGACCCGGCGTTGTCGCTGTACCGGGACGTCGGGTTCGACCCCGCTCAGCGGGTCCCCTCGTACTACGCCGACGGCGAGGACGCCTACCTCATGATGCTCGACCTGAGCGAGTGGCACGGCTGAGGCGCGGTCGTTCGGACCGCCGTCCCGGTTCTCCCCCCTCCGCCTCCGCTCTCCTCTCCACCGCCTCCGCTCTCTTCCCCACCGCCGCGTTCGACGACCGTCCCGTCCTGCGACAGGGTGATACTTCTCGGTCACGAGTACCCGCCAGTGAGCGATTCGTACACCGTCTGCGTCGTCGGCGCCCTCCCCGAGGCGTTCGACATCGACGGCTTCGAGTCGGCGTTCGACGCCGTGACGCTGGAGTACGGTCTCGACCCGGCCGCCGCCTCGTTCGACGACACGGTCGACTGCGTGCTCGCGTCGCGAGGCGCGGTCACGGCGACGTTCGACCCGGCGTCCGTCGCGGCGCCCGTCCTACTCATCGACGAGGACGACGACGGACTCGCCGAGATAGCCCTCTCGGCCGGCGTCGCGGACTACCTCGCCGTCTGCGGGACGGAGGCGGAGGCGAAGTGGCTGGCGTACCGGGTGCGCACCGCCGCCGACTCCTACCGCACCGACCGGAAGCGCGCGCGACTGGACAGACAGCAGCAGGCGCTGTCGGACCTCGGAGCGTTCGCCCTCTCCGGACCGGCGCGCGAGGAGGTGTTCGAGGAGACGATTCGCTGCGTTTCCGACGCTCTCGGCGTCGATAGGGTGGCGCTCTTCCGCTCGCGTCTCGAACGCGACGACCTCTCGGTCGTCGCCGCCGAGGGGTGGCCGCGGGCGTACGTCGGCGGCGTCGCCGTCGGTCTCGACTCCGGGCCGGGACGGGCCCTCTCGGAGCGCCGGTCCGTCGTGGAGAACGACCTGACGGGCGGCGAGACGGCGCTGACCGCGAACTTCGACGCGCGGAGCGAACTGAACGTCGTCGTCGGCGGCGCCAACGACCCGTGGGGCGTGCTCTCGGTCCACAGTCCGTCGCCCGGCGCGTTCGACGGGACGGACGTCCGCTTCGTTGAGAACGTCGCCGCGCTCATCGCCGCGGTGCTCGAACGGGAGACGCTGCGGACGACGCTGGAGGAGACGTTCGTACGGATGGACCAGGGACTGCTCGGCGTCGACGAGGAGTGGCGCGTCACCTACGCGAACCCGGAGGCGGAGCGACTGCTGGACGCGCCGCGCGACGAACTCGTCGACCGGCAGTTCTGGGACGCGTTCGGCGAGGAGTCCGAACCGTTCCGCGACCAGTTCGAGGAGGCGCTGAAGACGGGCGAGACGGTGTCGTTCGAGTCGTACTACCCCCCGCACGACCGGTGGTACGAGGTGGAAGCGTACCCCTCCTCGGCCGGTCTCTCGGTCTACTTCGCCGACGTGACCGACCGGGCCGAACGAGAGATGGAACTGCTGCGGTACGAGCGGATGGTCGAAGCGGCCACCGACGGCGTGTACGCCCTCGACGCCGACCAGAACGTCGTGCAGGCCAACGCCGCGTTCGCGGAGATGTTCGGCTGGGACCCCGAGGAACTCATCGGGACGCACGCCTCCGAGTTCATCGGCGAGGAGGCACTCGAAGCCGGAGCGGAGAGGAGACAGCGAGCCGCGGAGACGGGCGAGGCTCAGCGAATGGAGTTCAAGGTCGAACTCGACGGCGGCGGGGAGATGTGGGTCGAATCGAACTTCTCGGCCATCGTCGAGGAGGACACCGGCCAGTTCGTCGGCACGGTGGGCGTCGTCCGCGACGTGACCGACAGACAGCACCGCGAGCGCTCGCTCACGACGCTGCACGAGTGGACGCGCGAAATCGCGCAGGCCGACGGCGTCGGCGACGTCATCGGACGCGTGCTCGAAGCCAGTCACGAACTGTTCGGGCCGTGCCGCGCGGCGTTCTTCGACTACGAGGCCGCGACGCGGCGACTCGTCCGCCGGGAGGGCTCCGACCGCCTGCACCGCGGGTCGGTCGACCCCGGCGAGGACCCCTGTTGGGTCGCCTTCACCGAGGAGCGGACGGCGCGGACGGAGGCGGACGGTGACGTCGTCGAGTTCGCCCCGGTCGGCCAGTACGGCGTCCTCGCCGTCGAGCGCACCGCCGAGTCGACGCGGTGGGAGACCGACCGGGAGGTGCTCAGACTGCTGGCGGCGACGACGAGCGAACTGCTCGGGAGCGTCGAGGCGAAGGAGGCGCTCCGTGACAGGGACCAGCGCCTCGGCCAGCAGAACGAGCGGCTGACGCAACTGAACCGCATCAACCGAACGGTCCGGGGGGTGACCCGCTCGGTCGTCCACGCGGCGACGATGGAGGAGGCGACGGCGCGGGCGTGCGAACGACTCGTCGAGGCCGAACCGTACCAGTTCGCGTGGCTCTGCGAGTACCGCGAGTCGGGCGCCGGGGACGAGCCCTCGATAACGCCCGTGACGACGGCGGGCGTCGAGGACGGCTACGCGGCGCGCCTCCCAGAAATCGCGCGGACGACGCCGTTCCCCGAGTTGCTCTCGCAGGTCGCCTCGACCGGCCGCCGCGCCGTCGTCGACGACGTGCTCGACGACCCCGCGTGGGAACCACACCGGCGCGA
This region includes:
- the rimI gene encoding ribosomal protein S18-alanine N-acetyltransferase; this encodes MADVTVRGAERADLLDVLRIEKRCFTEPWPYTAFESFLEEPGFLVAEREGSVVGYVVADVMPNHGRDIGHVKDIAVAPEARGLGLGRCLLRRGLLSLSFSGAAVVKLEVRVGNDPALSLYRDVGFDPAQRVPSYYADGEDAYLMMLDLSEWHG
- a CDS encoding bacterio-opsin activator domain-containing protein yields the protein MSDSYTVCVVGALPEAFDIDGFESAFDAVTLEYGLDPAAASFDDTVDCVLASRGAVTATFDPASVAAPVLLIDEDDDGLAEIALSAGVADYLAVCGTEAEAKWLAYRVRTAADSYRTDRKRARLDRQQQALSDLGAFALSGPAREEVFEETIRCVSDALGVDRVALFRSRLERDDLSVVAAEGWPRAYVGGVAVGLDSGPGRALSERRSVVENDLTGGETALTANFDARSELNVVVGGANDPWGVLSVHSPSPGAFDGTDVRFVENVAALIAAVLERETLRTTLEETFVRMDQGLLGVDEEWRVTYANPEAERLLDAPRDELVDRQFWDAFGEESEPFRDQFEEALKTGETVSFESYYPPHDRWYEVEAYPSSAGLSVYFADVTDRAEREMELLRYERMVEAATDGVYALDADQNVVQANAAFAEMFGWDPEELIGTHASEFIGEEALEAGAERRQRAAETGEAQRMEFKVELDGGGEMWVESNFSAIVEEDTGQFVGTVGVVRDVTDRQHRERSLTTLHEWTREIAQADGVGDVIGRVLEASHELFGPCRAAFFDYEAATRRLVRREGSDRLHRGSVDPGEDPCWVAFTEERTARTEADGDVVEFAPVGQYGVLAVERTAESTRWETDREVLRLLAATTSELLGSVEAKEALRDRDQRLGQQNERLTQLNRINRTVRGVTRSVVHAATMEEATARACERLVEAEPYQFAWLCEYRESGAGDEPSITPVTTAGVEDGYAARLPEIARTTPFPELLSQVASTGRRAVVDDVLDDPAWEPHRRDALSRGFRSLAVVPAGEDRLLVVHGTRPETFVGEDGDVLVELGETLGAVIDQLGRSQPILGNQQTEVELEIRDDRHFLIRLSEATGHPATVTGVVPTTEGEYRAFVRTVAPREAAAEALPAGTVVRELTDEDDEEHLYEIRPTDTTPFETLYTKRGRLHEMRADGNVCTVTLTIPSDVSVRSVVETFDAAHPGTSLAARRTVTQAPETRQGFRARLEEVWTERQREAISAALHGGLYQWPRKTSVSTLAEAFEISSPTFQYHLRTAERKLLELVLE
- a CDS encoding aconitate hydratase; the protein is MGQTLTEKILDDHLVEGELEPGEEIGIEIDQVLTQDTTGTMVWLQFEALELDEIQTELAAQYCDHQTYQFDFKNTDDHRFLRSAAGTYGAHFSRPGNGICHNVHKENFAAPGKTLLGSDSHTPTPGGLGELAIGAGGLDISVAMGGGAYYVEMPEVVNIRLEGELPEWATAKDVILHLLRELSVKGGVGKVFEYTGPGADSLTVPERTTITNMGTELGATSSIFGTDEKTKDYLARQDREDEYVELSPDEDAEYADQITVDLSDLEPLIAKPSMPDNVVPVSEVAGESVDQVIVGSCTNGGYEDILPAAKMLEDREVNKKTEMIVAPGSKQASEILARQGWTAEMMAAGVNFSEATCGACIGIGHVPASDSVSLRTFNRNFEGRSGIEDDSVYLCSPEVAAAAALKGEIVDPRDLADELGDMEAPGIELPDKYDGSKADLISPDEAVDDELIKGPNIGNAPIGEPLEADIRGEALLKMEDNITTDHIIPATSDILKFRSNIEKLSEFTLSRVDDTFAQRAMDSDGGVLVAGENYGQGSSREHAAMCPQFLGIEAVLAQSFARIHKANLFNFGILPLAIDEETYEKIEQGDDIEVVTDVAEAVNAGEDEFTVRVNDDWEATATLNASERERRILAAGGKLRLTKEQYAEEDGSGATPADD